The following are encoded in a window of Gammaproteobacteria bacterium genomic DNA:
- the rseP gene encoding RIP metalloprotease RseP — protein sequence MTILISILAFAATISILVGFHEFGHFWVAKRLGVKVLKFSIGFGKPLWKRTYGPDRTDYVIAAIPLGGYVKMLDEREGPVEASERERAFNRQPVSTRFAIVAAGPLANFLLAVVAYWLMFMLGVSGVKPVIGDVAPDGIAARAGIERGDEITRVNGERTPTWEAASITLIEQALEQGDVSLGLRGEAGGMRTLKLDLNDTREVLGDDNLLTTLGITPWQPAYEAVLGELTANGPAERGGLRTGDRILRADGRPIANWEQWVNYVRARPDQNIKLDIERDGQTLPQHVRTDAERDGDSRIGRIGAYPHIDQAELDAMRVDVSYNPVSALGLAASRTWDLSVLTVRVLWKLVSGEASLKNVSGPITIAQYAGVSAAIGVSAFLGALAIFSISIGILNLLPVPILDGGHLLYYIIELVKGSPVSESTEAVGQRIGLAALAGLMALAFYNDFSRLLS from the coding sequence GTGACCATCCTCATCAGCATTCTCGCCTTTGCCGCGACGATCAGCATTCTGGTGGGCTTTCATGAGTTCGGCCACTTCTGGGTAGCCAAGCGGCTGGGTGTCAAGGTGCTCAAGTTTTCAATCGGCTTCGGCAAGCCGCTGTGGAAGCGTACTTACGGGCCGGATCGCACTGATTATGTGATCGCTGCGATCCCGCTGGGCGGATACGTGAAAATGCTGGACGAGCGCGAAGGACCGGTTGAGGCGTCCGAGCGTGAGCGGGCGTTCAACCGGCAGCCGGTGAGTACGCGGTTTGCCATCGTCGCGGCCGGCCCGCTAGCAAATTTTCTGCTCGCGGTGGTCGCCTACTGGCTGATGTTCATGCTCGGCGTCAGTGGCGTCAAACCGGTCATCGGCGATGTCGCGCCCGATGGCATCGCGGCCCGGGCAGGGATCGAGCGCGGCGACGAGATAACGCGCGTCAACGGCGAACGCACCCCGACCTGGGAGGCCGCGAGCATCACGCTCATCGAGCAGGCGCTGGAGCAGGGCGACGTAAGCTTAGGATTACGCGGCGAGGCCGGCGGCATGCGTACGCTTAAGCTTGATCTTAACGACACGCGCGAGGTCCTGGGCGACGACAATCTGCTGACGACTTTAGGTATCACGCCGTGGCAGCCGGCTTATGAGGCCGTACTGGGAGAATTGACCGCCAATGGCCCCGCCGAGCGTGGCGGCCTGCGCACAGGCGACCGCATACTGCGCGCCGATGGTCGCCCGATCGCGAACTGGGAACAGTGGGTGAATTACGTACGCGCACGTCCTGACCAGAACATCAAACTTGACATAGAACGCGACGGTCAGACGTTGCCGCAGCACGTGCGTACCGACGCGGAGCGCGATGGCGACTCTAGGATCGGTCGCATCGGCGCGTATCCGCATATCGACCAGGCCGAACTCGATGCAATGCGGGTGGACGTAAGCTATAACCCCGTCAGCGCTTTAGGCCTGGCCGCCTCGCGGACCTGGGATTTGTCGGTGCTTACCGTGCGCGTGCTGTGGAAGCTGGTGAGCGGTGAGGCGTCGCTGAAAAACGTCAGCGGTCCGATCACCATCGCGCAGTACGCGGGTGTGTCGGCGGCGATTGGCGTCTCGGCGTTTCTCGGCGCGCTGGCGATCTTCAGCATCAGTATCGGTATTCTGAACCTGCTGCCCGTGCCGATACTGGACGGCGGCCATCTGCTTTATTACATCATCGAGCTGGTCAAGGGCAGCCCGGTGTCGGAGTCTACCGAGGCCGTGGGCCAGCGAATCGGACTTGCGGCGCTGGCGGGACTCATGGCGCTCGCCTTTTATAACGACTTCTCAAGACTGCTGAGTTAG
- a CDS encoding 1-deoxy-D-xylulose-5-phosphate reductoisomerase: MPDSPPHSLAHAICTVAAPSKVAVLGSTGTIGINTLDVIRRHPDRFRVAALAANRDVDTLYGQCVEHQPERAVMHDAGKADELRGRLRAAGLRIEVLAGDAGLEQVVRDFNVDSVMAAIVGAAGLLSTLAAARAGKRVLLANKESLVMAGSLLMRTVHDNHACLLPIDSEHNAVFQCLPPGCQADDATADVLRTGLHDAGVKQILLTASGGPFRDMPLSELENVTSAQACAHPNWKMGRKISVDSATMMNKGLEVIEACWLFDCTPEQVQVVLHPQSVVHSMVAFVDGSVLAELGNPDMRTPIAHALAWPSRIASGVRALDLVEVAKLEFLALEPARFPCLQLAYDALRAGGTATTVLNAANEVAVQSFLDEQIAFTDIPRVIDHALTQIAPTCADDLPTILAADKAARAMAAQYIAARA; the protein is encoded by the coding sequence ATGCCCGACTCGCCACCGCATAGTCTCGCGCACGCCATTTGCACCGTCGCTGCGCCGTCGAAGGTCGCGGTATTGGGATCGACCGGGACGATTGGCATCAATACTCTGGATGTGATCCGGCGTCATCCCGATCGCTTTCGCGTTGCGGCGCTGGCCGCCAATCGTGATGTCGATACGCTGTACGGACAATGCGTCGAGCACCAGCCGGAACGTGCGGTCATGCACGATGCGGGCAAGGCCGATGAGTTGCGAGGCAGGTTGCGCGCGGCCGGGCTGCGCATTGAGGTGCTCGCGGGCGATGCGGGACTGGAACAGGTCGTGCGTGACTTCAATGTCGATTCGGTCATGGCAGCGATCGTCGGCGCCGCCGGGTTGTTGTCCACCCTGGCGGCCGCGAGAGCCGGTAAACGCGTGTTGCTCGCGAACAAGGAGTCGCTGGTTATGGCAGGCTCCCTGCTGATGCGCACGGTGCATGACAACCATGCCTGCCTGTTGCCCATCGACAGCGAGCACAATGCGGTGTTTCAATGCCTGCCTCCGGGATGCCAGGCGGACGATGCGACGGCCGATGTCCTGCGAACAGGACTGCACGACGCCGGCGTGAAGCAAATATTGTTGACCGCTTCCGGCGGGCCGTTCAGAGACATGCCGCTGTCCGAACTTGAGAATGTGACATCCGCGCAAGCCTGCGCGCACCCGAACTGGAAGATGGGACGCAAGATTTCGGTGGATTCCGCGACCATGATGAACAAGGGGCTGGAGGTTATCGAAGCCTGCTGGTTGTTCGATTGCACGCCGGAGCAGGTGCAGGTGGTGCTGCATCCGCAAAGCGTGGTGCATTCGATGGTGGCATTCGTCGATGGCTCCGTGCTGGCGGAACTGGGGAATCCGGACATGCGCACGCCCATCGCGCACGCGCTGGCGTGGCCCTCGCGCATCGCCTCTGGTGTGCGCGCGCTGGATCTGGTCGAGGTCGCCAAACTGGAGTTTCTTGCCCTCGAACCGGCGCGCTTTCCATGTCTGCAACTCGCCTACGACGCGCTGCGCGCCGGCGGCACCGCGACCACGGTGCTGAACGCCGCGAACGAAGTGGCCGTGCAGAGTTTTCTGGATGAGCAGATCGCGTTTACGGATATTCCGCGGGTCATCGACCATGCGCTGACGCAGATCGCCCCCACCTGCGCCGATGATCTTCCGACGATCCTTGCCGCCGACAAGGCCGCGCGCGCCATGGCCGCGCAATACATCGCGGCGCGCGCCTGA
- a CDS encoding phosphatidate cytidylyltransferase: MEKRASSSRVLTQLEKRLATGAVMALGMAAAALWLSSAAMAVVLLAIILLGAWEWTRLTGILRRDLRIWYLAATAGSACLVWRLFADGWTLVPIVAGVLWWLVALMIMAVYQPGATRGRASTVGLRCAGLFALLPAWIAMIELHRLAPRPGWLMFVLLLVWGADSAAYFAGKRFGRTPLAPVISPAKTREGLYGALAANGVLAVGGAWWFALPLSEWVYFIGVCLITTLLSVAGDLFESLLKRRAGVKDSGRILPGHGGVLDRIDSVMAAAPPFVLGLHWVHLSPR, from the coding sequence ATGGAAAAACGGGCGAGCAGCTCTAGAGTGCTCACACAGCTTGAAAAGCGGCTCGCCACCGGCGCCGTAATGGCTTTGGGCATGGCCGCAGCCGCGCTGTGGCTGTCCTCGGCCGCGATGGCGGTCGTATTGCTGGCGATCATCCTGCTGGGCGCGTGGGAATGGACGCGACTTACCGGGATACTGAGACGCGACCTGCGGATCTGGTATCTGGCCGCGACGGCGGGCAGCGCGTGTCTGGTCTGGCGGTTGTTCGCCGACGGCTGGACCCTGGTGCCCATCGTAGCGGGCGTTTTGTGGTGGCTGGTGGCGTTGATGATCATGGCGGTTTACCAGCCTGGCGCCACCCGCGGTCGGGCGAGTACAGTGGGGCTGCGGTGCGCGGGACTGTTCGCGCTGTTGCCCGCCTGGATAGCGATGATCGAGCTGCATCGGCTGGCGCCGCGTCCAGGCTGGCTGATGTTCGTGTTGCTGCTGGTGTGGGGAGCGGACTCCGCCGCGTATTTCGCTGGCAAGCGGTTCGGACGCACGCCGCTGGCGCCGGTGATCAGTCCGGCCAAGACGCGCGAAGGGCTGTATGGCGCGCTGGCGGCAAATGGCGTACTGGCCGTAGGCGGCGCCTGGTGGTTCGCGTTGCCCTTGAGCGAGTGGGTTTATTTCATTGGCGTGTGCCTGATCACCACCTTGCTGTCGGTCGCCGGAGATCTGTTCGAAAGCCTGCTCAAGCGTCGAGCGGGGGTGAAAGACAGTGGCCGCATCCTGCCCGGTCATGGCGGCGTGCTGGATCGCATCGACAGCGTGATGGCCGCCGCGCCGCCGTTCGTACTGGGATTGCACTGGGTGCACCTGTCCCCGCGCTGA
- the uppS gene encoding di-trans,poly-cis-decaprenylcistransferase → MPRHVAIVMDGNGRWARARLLPRTAGHRQGVVATRKVVRACGERGIEVLTLFAFSSENWRRPQAEVSTLMELFFSTLRREARELAANGVRLRFIGDRAAFSVKLRRQIELTEQATAGGGDLLLNVAANYGGRWDIVQAVRGLVDDIAVRGVGGENITTEAIEGRLVTAGMPEPDLFIRTGGEHRISNFLIWQLAYTELYFTDVLWPDFDQVALDSALASFARRQRRYGKTGEQL, encoded by the coding sequence GTGCCGCGCCACGTCGCCATCGTTATGGACGGTAACGGGCGCTGGGCCCGGGCACGGCTGTTGCCGCGCACGGCCGGGCATCGACAGGGTGTGGTGGCGACGCGCAAGGTCGTGCGCGCCTGTGGCGAACGTGGCATCGAAGTGCTGACCCTGTTCGCATTCAGCAGCGAAAACTGGCGGCGCCCGCAGGCCGAAGTAAGCACCTTGATGGAGTTGTTTTTCTCGACACTGCGTCGCGAAGCGCGGGAGCTGGCCGCCAACGGCGTGCGGTTACGATTCATCGGCGATCGCGCGGCTTTCTCGGTCAAGCTGCGGCGTCAGATCGAACTGACCGAACAGGCGACCGCAGGCGGCGGCGATCTGCTGCTCAACGTCGCGGCCAATTACGGCGGGCGCTGGGATATCGTGCAGGCGGTGCGCGGCCTGGTGGACGACATCGCGGTTCGGGGCGTGGGTGGCGAAAACATCACCACCGAGGCGATCGAGGGGCGCCTTGTCACGGCCGGCATGCCGGAGCCCGACCTTTTTATTCGCACCGGCGGCGAACACCGCATCAGTAACTTTTTGATATGGCAACTGGCGTATACCGAACTTTATTTCACCGATGTTTTGTGGCCGGATTTTGACCAGGTTGCGCTGGACAGTGCGCTCGCCTCATTCGCCCGTCGGCAACGCCGCTATGGAAAAACGGGCGAGCAGCTCTAG
- the frr gene encoding ribosome recycling factor has translation MIEDIKKDATMRMRKSVEALSQELSKVRTGRANTSLLDQVMVDYYGAPTPINRVANVTVEDSRTLNVTPWERNMVSAVEKAIMNSDLGLNPATAGMVIRVPLPALTEERRRDLVKVVRHEAENARVAVRNIRRDANNDIKELAREKEISSDDEHRGQEAIQKLTNQYVEEIDQVLARREQDLMEI, from the coding sequence ATGATCGAAGATATCAAGAAAGATGCCACCATGCGCATGCGCAAGAGCGTCGAAGCGTTAAGCCAGGAATTGTCCAAGGTTCGCACTGGCCGCGCCAACACGAGCCTGCTCGATCAGGTCATGGTGGATTATTACGGTGCGCCCACGCCAATCAACCGGGTGGCCAACGTCACAGTGGAGGATTCGCGCACCCTGAACGTCACGCCGTGGGAGAGAAATATGGTGTCGGCGGTGGAAAAGGCCATCATGAATTCCGATCTTGGCCTCAATCCCGCCACCGCCGGCATGGTCATCCGCGTGCCGCTGCCCGCGCTCACCGAGGAGCGCCGCCGGGACCTGGTCAAGGTTGTGCGCCATGAGGCGGAAAATGCGCGCGTGGCCGTGCGCAATATTCGGCGCGACGCCAACAACGATATCAAGGAGCTTGCGCGGGAAAAGGAAATCTCCTCGGATGACGAGCATCGCGGTCAGGAGGCCATCCAGAAACTGACGAATCAGTATGTCGAGGAGATCGATCAGGTATTGGCCCGCAGAGAGCAGGATCTGATGGAGATCTGA
- a CDS encoding UMP kinase — protein MNDVARPVYKRILLKLSGEALMGGQDYGIEPAVIGRIANDLGELNRRGVEVAVVIGGGNIFRGKGLAEAGMDRVTADQMGMLATVINALALQDSLESCGLYCRVMSAIKINQVCEDYIRRRAVRHLEKGRIVVFAAGTGNPFFTTDSAAALRASEIDADLMLKATKVDGVYDADPVKHPDAKRYERLTYDDVLTRKLGVMDATAIVMCRDNDIPLRIFNIFREGDLLRIVMGEQVGTIVASE, from the coding sequence ATGAACGACGTTGCCAGGCCGGTCTACAAACGCATCCTGCTCAAGCTTAGCGGCGAGGCGTTGATGGGCGGGCAGGATTACGGCATCGAACCCGCCGTGATCGGCCGCATCGCCAATGACCTTGGGGAGCTGAATCGGCGCGGTGTGGAAGTCGCGGTGGTGATCGGCGGCGGCAATATCTTTCGCGGCAAGGGTCTGGCCGAAGCCGGCATGGATCGGGTCACCGCGGACCAGATGGGCATGCTCGCCACCGTGATCAACGCACTTGCCTTGCAGGACTCGCTGGAAAGCTGCGGTCTTTACTGTCGCGTGATGTCCGCGATCAAGATCAATCAGGTGTGCGAAGACTACATCCGTCGCCGCGCCGTGCGCCATCTGGAGAAAGGCCGCATCGTAGTGTTCGCCGCCGGCACTGGCAATCCGTTCTTCACCACCGATTCGGCGGCGGCGTTGCGCGCGAGCGAAATCGACGCCGACCTGATGCTCAAGGCGACCAAGGTGGATGGCGTCTACGACGCCGATCCGGTCAAGCACCCGGACGCGAAACGTTATGAGCGCCTGACTTACGATGACGTGCTCACGCGCAAATTGGGCGTGATGGACGCCACCGCCATCGTGATGTGCCGCGACAACGATATTCCCTTACGCATTTTTAATATTTTTCGCGAAGGCGATTTACTGAGGATAGTAATGGGTGAGCAGGTCGGTACCATCGTGGCGAGCGAGTGA
- a CDS encoding elongation factor Ts has protein sequence MQITAAMVKELRERTGAGMMECKKALAASDGDMDAAVESMRKAGTAKADKRASCVAAEGVIRISAASDWREAAMVEVNCETDFVAKGDDFGAFAQTLAQTAARHKPADVDALMALPLAGEDGVSLEDQRLRVVAKLGENVQVRRLDLMQAQDGHVGVYLHGSRIGVLVDVAGGDEALAKDVAMHVAASRPLCVDEHQVPADVLANERAIFAAQAQTSGKPAAIIDKMVQGRLKKYLGEVTLVGQPFVKDPEQTVGELLVASGAKVRRFVRFEVGEGIEKKAGNFADEVMAQVKGE, from the coding sequence ATGCAGATAACCGCAGCCATGGTCAAGGAACTCCGCGAGCGCACCGGGGCCGGCATGATGGAATGCAAGAAGGCGCTGGCGGCGAGCGACGGCGACATGGACGCGGCCGTCGAATCGATGCGCAAAGCAGGTACCGCCAAGGCCGACAAGCGCGCGTCGTGCGTCGCCGCCGAGGGCGTGATCCGCATCAGCGCGGCCAGCGACTGGCGCGAAGCCGCCATGGTGGAGGTCAACTGCGAAACCGACTTTGTCGCCAAGGGAGACGATTTCGGTGCGTTCGCGCAGACGCTGGCGCAGACCGCCGCGCGGCACAAGCCGGCCGACGTCGATGCCCTGATGGCGCTACCTTTGGCGGGCGAAGACGGGGTCTCGCTCGAAGACCAGCGTCTGCGCGTGGTCGCGAAGCTCGGCGAAAACGTGCAGGTGCGGCGGCTTGATTTGATGCAGGCACAAGACGGGCACGTGGGCGTTTATCTACACGGCAGCCGCATCGGCGTCCTGGTCGACGTCGCCGGCGGCGATGAGGCGCTCGCGAAAGACGTGGCCATGCATGTGGCCGCAAGCCGGCCGCTATGCGTGGACGAGCATCAGGTGCCGGCCGACGTGCTAGCGAACGAGCGCGCGATCTTCGCAGCGCAGGCGCAAACGAGCGGCAAGCCCGCGGCCATTATCGACAAGATGGTGCAGGGCCGCCTCAAGAAATACCTGGGCGAAGTGACACTGGTCGGGCAACCGTTCGTAAAAGATCCCGAGCAGACCGTTGGCGAGCTGCTCGTCGCGTCCGGCGCAAAAGTCAGGCGCTTCGTACGCTTCGAGGTCGGCGAAGGCATCGAGAAAAAGGCCGGCAATTTCGCCGATGAGGTCATGGCCCAGGTAAAAGGCGAGTGA
- the rpsB gene encoding 30S ribosomal protein S2 gives MANVTMRQMLEAGVHFGHQTRYWNPRMAPFIFGERNRIHIINLEKTLPLFNDAINYLGRMAADGGKILFVGTKRSAREPVGEQAARCGMPYVNHRWLGGMLTNFQTVRKSIKRLTDLQQMNEDGTFERLGKKEILKLTREMDKLQRSLGGIKEMTSPPDVLFVIDVGYESIAVDEAIKLNIPVVAVVDTNHSTEGIDYVIPGNDDAIRAIQLYTGGVADAVADGLMQRRAAPGAEDEFVELDENGEPRTRANTRNRATPRAKAAAPRRAATNGARPAHPSADTSPSLDRSAAARRTEDTAEPDADHAAGAQASKTNES, from the coding sequence ATGGCCAACGTTACCATGCGCCAGATGCTCGAAGCTGGCGTGCATTTCGGGCATCAGACCCGCTACTGGAATCCCAGAATGGCGCCGTTTATTTTCGGCGAGCGCAACCGGATTCACATCATCAATCTCGAAAAAACCCTGCCGCTGTTCAATGACGCCATCAATTACCTCGGCCGCATGGCCGCGGATGGCGGCAAGATCCTGTTTGTCGGCACCAAGCGTTCCGCGCGCGAGCCTGTAGGCGAGCAGGCTGCCCGCTGCGGCATGCCTTACGTCAATCATCGCTGGCTGGGCGGCATGCTTACCAACTTTCAGACCGTGCGCAAGTCCATCAAGCGGCTTACGGATCTGCAGCAGATGAATGAAGACGGCACCTTCGAACGTCTGGGCAAAAAAGAGATTCTCAAGCTCACGCGCGAAATGGACAAGCTGCAGCGCAGCCTGGGCGGCATCAAGGAGATGACCAGTCCGCCGGACGTGCTGTTCGTGATCGATGTCGGTTACGAAAGCATCGCGGTCGACGAGGCCATCAAACTCAACATTCCGGTGGTGGCCGTGGTCGACACCAATCATTCCACCGAGGGCATCGATTATGTGATTCCCGGCAATGACGACGCGATCCGCGCCATTCAGCTTTACACCGGTGGCGTCGCCGATGCGGTCGCCGACGGATTGATGCAGCGGCGCGCAGCGCCGGGCGCCGAGGATGAGTTCGTCGAACTCGACGAAAATGGCGAACCCCGCACGCGCGCCAACACTCGTAACCGGGCGACGCCGAGAGCGAAAGCCGCGGCGCCCAGACGCGCGGCGACCAATGGCGCGCGCCCGGCGCACCCTTCAGCGGATACATCGCCGTCACTGGATCGAAGTGCGGCGGCCCGCCGTACAGAGGATACCGCCGAACCTGACGCCGACCACGCGGCAGGCGCGCAGGCGTCGAAAACCAACGAATCGTAA
- the map gene encoding type I methionyl aminopeptidase: MSPIIKTPEEIGKMRVACRLATEVLLMISQHIRPGVTTNELDERCHDFIVNALVAVPAPLNYRGFPKSICTSVNHQVCHGIPGGKTLRNGDILNIDTTIIKGGFHGDTSRMFYVGQPSVLARRLMDTTYAALRTGIARVRPGARLGDIGHAIQSYAEQHGCSVVREYCGHGIGRGFHEDPQVLHYGQPGTGVELMPGMTFTIEPMLNAGKRFVKVMADGWTVVTKDHSLSAQWEHTVLVTEGGHEILTLRPDESA; this comes from the coding sequence ATGTCACCCATTATCAAGACTCCCGAAGAGATCGGTAAAATGCGCGTCGCCTGCCGTCTGGCGACCGAGGTGTTGTTGATGATCAGCCAGCATATCAGGCCGGGCGTTACCACGAACGAACTGGATGAGCGGTGTCACGACTTCATTGTTAACGCACTGGTCGCGGTGCCGGCACCACTTAACTATCGCGGCTTTCCGAAATCGATCTGCACCTCCGTCAACCATCAGGTGTGCCACGGCATACCCGGCGGCAAAACGCTCAGGAACGGTGACATTCTCAATATTGACACCACCATCATCAAGGGCGGTTTCCATGGCGACACCAGCCGGATGTTTTACGTCGGCCAGCCCTCGGTGCTCGCCAGACGCCTGATGGACACGACCTACGCCGCCCTGCGCACCGGTATCGCCCGGGTGCGGCCCGGCGCGCGGCTGGGCGACATTGGCCATGCGATCCAGAGCTACGCCGAACAGCACGGTTGCTCGGTCGTGAGGGAATATTGCGGCCACGGCATCGGGCGCGGATTCCACGAGGATCCGCAGGTGCTGCATTACGGCCAGCCGGGCACCGGCGTGGAATTGATGCCCGGCATGACCTTCACCATCGAGCCGATGCTCAATGCAGGCAAACGCTTCGTCAAGGTGATGGCCGACGGCTGGACGGTCGTAACCAAGGATCACAGTCTGTCCGCGCAATGGGAACACACCGTGCTGGTGACCGAAGGCGGTCACGAGATCCTCACCCTGCGGCCCGACGAGTCCGCATGA